The genomic stretch TGACATGCCGGTGATTTCTTTAATAGGCTATATAATAGCTTTAATCCTAGGTATCATTGGTATTAAGAAATTTATGTCAAAATAGATAAGGAAATAATTTCCTCAATTGCTCAAAAAAGTTAAAATTAGATAAGTGGGGGATTATCCTCCACCAATTACCATTTATTTTTAAAAGCGAAGGATAAAAAAATCCTTTATAAAATTCTTATTTTTAAATAATATTTTTTAAATCAGCGAAGTTTTTGAAAGATTCGTTAAAACATAGAGTATATACAATAAAATTGTAGAAAAGATTAATTTCTAAATAATGAAGATATTCCTGCAATAAGCAAAAATACTGCTGCTACAGCATTAATATAATCTGATCCGATTATTACAAACATTGTTGCAATAATAAATCCCACACCTGCCATTTCTGAATTCTTATTGACATATGTGCTTGAAAGAATTCCTAAAAGAGAACCTAAAATAGCCATTATACCTAAAAAGGTAGCGTGAGCATGTGAAAAATTCAATAGAAATATAAAAAATGAACCTGAGAAGATACCAATAATGGAACCGATCAATCCCATTATCATTTCAAAAGTCCTTGAAATTGTTTTAACTCTTTTCATAATAAGATATTTGACTTTAATAATATATAAAAATTACAAATCAACGATTGCCTGAACTTCAGCAGGGCATGTATTTTTTACTTCCATTTTATGAAATGTTATTGCCTTTATTTCAGTTTTTCGCTCATGTTTTTCCCAATTGATTTCTTCTCCTTTAATTTTAGCTTTCAAATGGAGATTTTCATCGATTTGAACATGAAACTGGCTAAATAACATGAAATCTATTTCATGGTGGAACAGCAACTCCTCCAAATAATCATAAAGGAGAGATACTTCATCTTCGGAGGTTATTTCAAATTCTATTTCCTTTACAGGATTAACATCACAAGTATCAGTTATTATATTAAACATTGCAATACCGGCATTTTCAAAAGCTTCATTTATATCATTTCCATAAGCCTTAAAGCCAATATCGGCAGTTACTTCAAAATACTCATAATTTTTCATGGTCATTTCCTCAAAAATATTACTTATCAAATGCTCTCTCGGACTTTGTTTATATATTAACTTTTGACAATTTAAATATAGTGATTAAAATGTTAGGCAATAAAGACACCACACTTCAAGTAGACTTAAGAAAAAAAAGTTCAATAAAAGATGAGATTATTTATAGCGGAATAGACGTTCAAACTTGCATGGTAATGCTTGTAGTAATAGCAGCATTCCTTTTATCTGTTATTTCTGTTGTAGCGGCTCACAGTCCAATAATTTAATTGGATTATTTTTTTTACAATACCAAACCCTTAGTCGCTCATTAGAATATAAGCTTACCATGCATATTCTAATGATACAGAAACTAATTTCCCTTTACAGGAAAAATTTAGATTTCATAATCTTCGGGGTTAAAACGCAATATAATTTCACGAGAATTTCCTCTAACCCCTTTTCCTGTATATTTGGTATCGATCAATCTAACAAATTCCAGTTTATCCAGGGTTCTGTTATATGATGCATAACTGGAACCTGTTTTTTGTTTATAATCATCACCAAGTTCTCCAGCTGTATAAATGCCATCAAAATCAATAATCATTTTTAATAATTCTTTTTCAGCATCATTTAGAGATTTTAATGTTTCAACCACATTAATGGAAACCAGTGATTCAATAGCCGCATCAAAGTGTTCCTGAGTTATTTCACGGCTTGCTGAAGCCTCTGCAATATTTCCGCAGGATCTTAAAAGGTTGATTCCAACTCTCAAATCACCATTTTCAAGAGTATACATTGCAATTTGCTCCAATATGTCATCTGAGAGCACGCCAGGGAAAAATCCTGCTTTAACCCTGTCTTTTAGGATGCTTTCAATTTCAGTGTAGGTATAAAGCGGAAACATGATTTCCTGAGGAATAAAAACAGTATTTACATTTTTGTCAAAGGCATATTTGAATTCCAAATCAGACAGTATAGCAAAGATAGCTGTTTTGACTCCGGGATATTCCTCATATGCCCTTAGTATATCATAAACAACTTTATTAGCATGATTTGTTTGGAATAGATAGTTAATATCGTCAAATGCGACAATTATGGATTTGCCTTTATTTTGAAGTTCCTGCATGATTTGTGCATAGATTCTTGAGAACGGAACACCAGTTTCAGGAGGAAGATGTCCGAATAATTTCTTAAAGATCTGTGAAAAGATTCCGAAACGTGTTGTGTGAATCTGACAGTTAACATATATACATAAAACTTTTTCAGTGTTTTTTTCAACAAGTTCAAAAACCTTTTTGATTGCAGTTGTCTTTCCTGTTGCAGGTGAGCCCAAAATAACTGCATTTGATGGCTGACCTCCCCTCATGGCAGGTCTTATTGACATTGCCATTGCTTCCATTTGAGTGTCCCTGAAATTATAGTTAGGAGGCACATAATCAGGATCAAAAGCATTAATATTTTGAAAAAGGCTTTCATCATGCATTAAGATATCTTCTATTCCCATGTTATCTACATATATTTAAATTATTATAAAAAACTATTCTTTTAAGTTGATAATTTCAACATTCTCATTTTCAGCTACCCAATTGGTGAATTTTTCAGCATAACGCAATTTTTTCTTTTTAAAATCATCAGCTTCTTCCAAAGCGTTTGAAATATTAGGTCTTGAATATTTGGTTACGATATCTCCGAAATCCATTCCTGCAAGAGTTATTTCAGATGCTCCAAGAGCTACTGCCAGAA from uncultured Methanobrevibacter sp. encodes the following:
- a CDS encoding archease, whose product is MKNYEYFEVTADIGFKAYGNDINEAFENAGIAMFNIITDTCDVNPVKEIEFEITSEDEVSLLYDYLEELLFHHEIDFMLFSQFHVQIDENLHLKAKIKGEEINWEKHERKTEIKAITFHKMEVKNTCPAEVQAIVDL
- a CDS encoding ORC1-type DNA replication protein — translated: MGIEDILMHDESLFQNINAFDPDYVPPNYNFRDTQMEAMAMSIRPAMRGGQPSNAVILGSPATGKTTAIKKVFELVEKNTEKVLCIYVNCQIHTTRFGIFSQIFKKLFGHLPPETGVPFSRIYAQIMQELQNKGKSIIVAFDDINYLFQTNHANKVVYDILRAYEEYPGVKTAIFAILSDLEFKYAFDKNVNTVFIPQEIMFPLYTYTEIESILKDRVKAGFFPGVLSDDILEQIAMYTLENGDLRVGINLLRSCGNIAEASASREITQEHFDAAIESLVSINVVETLKSLNDAEKELLKMIIDFDGIYTAGELGDDYKQKTGSSYASYNRTLDKLEFVRLIDTKYTGKGVRGNSREIILRFNPEDYEI